One window of the Rhipicephalus sanguineus isolate Rsan-2018 chromosome 4, BIME_Rsan_1.4, whole genome shotgun sequence genome contains the following:
- the LOC119391588 gene encoding clumping factor A-like — translation MAPPPAYPSRLQLNPSGKFRRRAIIALKHLDTYFGAPLPVEATEALARSCGEAALKADNESADDACTDEVGLEARASLGGGPAPLDDKRRAGDASPANDGAKPRHGEANTALDDALFEDTAGDCDELETEVKKSRHDDAAAVKKRKKEKEKKGHGERSGHVEAAENGSDEKYADVDEMIVRDAHGDCQDGEEEIGESRHYEEQVGESQPGDAKVEESRDDQAAVVKEDKTNKRTKQQQNEHRDKRRDDKDGANAREAKRESDDTDNDRDIDNDNYKETDKKDADSGDTASDADDKTDGQNELKKRRSPAFNDYHLEEWPPPRRDRSWRLQRKNTTQRATQRNIYDNGTSTKQQRQRPEVYRDYSAPASSVGVVLHRALAVLLSRMNVVVNFSESGREKNKKYAFETKQTAPRSESSA, via the exons cggcgtgccatcatcgccTTAAAGCACCTCGATACTTACTTCGGCGCCCCGCTGCCCGTGGAGGCCACGGAGGCTCTGGCGCGCTCCTGTGGTGAGGCGGCTCTTAAGGCCGACAacgaaagcgccgacgacgcGTGCACTGACGAGGTCGGCCTCGAAGCTCGTGCGAGCTTGGGCGGCGGGCCGGCACCGCTGGACGACAAGCGCCGCGCCGGCGACGCATCGCCCGCCAACGACGGTGCAAAGCCCCGGCACGGTGAGGCGAACACGGCGTTGGACGACGCGCTTTTTGAGGACACGGCCGGTGACTGCGACGAACTTGAAACAGAGGTCAAAAAGTCCCGGCATGACGATGCGGCAGccgtgaagaaaaggaagaaggaaaaggaaaagaaaggccacgGCGAACGGAGCGGTCATGTGGAGGCTGCGGAGAATGGAAGCGACGAGAAATACGCGGACGTTGACGAGATGATCGTTCGCGACGCACATGGTGACTGCCAGGACGGTGAAGAAGAGATCGGCGAGTCTCGGCACTACGAAGAGCAGGTTGGGGAGTCACAGCCTGGTGATGCAAAGGTCGAAGAGTCCCGGGATGATCAGGCTGCGGTCGTGAAGGAAGACAAGACGAATAAGCGAACGAAACAGCAGCAGAACGAACACAGGGACAAACGGCGAG ACGATAAGGACGGCGCCAACGCTCGCGAGGCCAAGCGTGAAAGCGACGACACCGACAACGACAGGGACATTGACAACGACAATTACAAAGAAACCGACAAGAAGGACGCAGATAGCGGCGACACAGCGTCGGATGCTGACGACAAGACGGACGGGCAGAACGAGCTCAAGAAACGGAGGTCGCCAGCATTTAACGACTACCacctggaggagtggccgccaccccGTCGTGACCGGTCCTGGCGACTACAACGGAAAAACACGACACAGCGAGCGACACAGCGAAACATCTACGACAACGGCACCAGCACCAAGCAACAACGTCAGCGCCCGGAGGTCTACCGTGACTACTCTGCGCCCGCTAGCTCGGTGGGTGTGGTGCTGCACCGGGCTCTCGCGGTCCTGCTCTCGCGGATGAACGTGGTCGTCAACTTCAGCGAGTCCG GCAGGGAGAAAAATAAGAAATACGCGTTCGAGACGAAGCAGACGGCGCCGCGATCGGAGAGCAGCGCGTAA